One stretch of Rhipicephalus sanguineus isolate Rsan-2018 chromosome 10, BIME_Rsan_1.4, whole genome shotgun sequence DNA includes these proteins:
- the LOC119406684 gene encoding uncharacterized protein K02A2.6-like — protein sequence MFLIVVDAHRKCIEALPVSQANSRSVRTIFSRFGIPRTVVSDNRTPFTGREFEQFMEHNGIPHIRTPPHHPQSNGLAERAVCTIKDGLKKIGSTCHITSLARVLCNYRNAPHQEGSSPSERLLGYRLRTRMEMSSPSRVYPAKATSDPGWKFAPGDYVYVRNYGAADNWSPGTVEATRGTRFLEVKTVDGLVRRHVDQVRKRSTDETPAADDIDMSRPSTPGFPGPVRLQTTAPDTSQSTPGSQPHVLRRSTRAKKPVVRFGY from the coding sequence ATGTTTCTCATCGTCGTCGACGCGCACAGAAAGTGCATTGAGGCGCTTCCCGTGTCGCAGGCCAACTCGCGTAGCGTCAGGACGATATTTAGCCGCTTTGGTATACCGCGCACGGTGGTTTCCGACAACCGGACGCCATTCACTGGACGAGAGTTCGAGCAGTTCATGGAGCACAATGGAATTCCGCATATTCGAACACCTCCCCATCATCCCCAGAGCAATGGACTAGCAGAGCGAGCCGTGTGCACTATCAAAGACGGCTTGAAGAAGATAGGAAGCACTTGCCATATCACATCACTGGCACGTGTATTGTGCAATTATCGGAACGCACCACACCAGGAGGGTTCTTCTCCCTCAGAGAGGCTATTAGGATACCGTCTGCGCACAAGAATGGAGATGTCTTCACCTTCCAGAGTCTATCCTGCCAAAGCTACGAGTGACCCAGGCTGGAAGTTTGCACCGGGGGACTACGTGTACGTGAGAAATTACGGTGCCGCCGACAACTGGTCCCCAGGCACAGTGGAGGCTACGCGTGGCACTCGCTTCCTGGAGGTAAAGACTGTGGATGGGCTTGTCCGCCGCCACGTGGATCAAGTTCGTAAGCGGAGCACAGATGAAACACCAGCAGCCGACGATATCGACATGTCGAGGCCGTCTACACCGGGTTTTCCGGGGCCAGTACgactacaaacaacggcgccggATACTTCCCAGAGTACCCCAGGATCGCAACCACACGTACTACGTCGCTCCACACGAGCCAAGAAGCCGGTCGTGCGTTTTGGCTACTAA